Genomic segment of Nitrospirota bacterium:
TTCCTGACGGGATGAGGGTTCAGGCATGATCAGGACGGCCACGCAATGTCCGTGTGCCGCGTGTTGAAAAAATGCCTCCTCATCGTGAGCAAGATACACATCCCGATTGCACTCCCTGCAGTGGCGACGATCTGGGGCGTTGGTAGCCGCAAGCCGGCTCCAGAGTTGCGGACATGTGTAGCTCAGCAGGCAACGGATATTGGCTTCCTGGTTCCAACTCATCATGGCAACTCGCGGCAGCATAGAGATCCGTATTCAATGAAACTCATAGCGACTCCTCTTTCTTTGCAATTGCTGCCTGACTCTCACAATCAGCAGTCGGCATCCCCAGCAGTTGGAACACTCTATCCATGGTCTGCGTCAACTTTCCGAAATTCTCTGCATACCACTGGTCCAGGTTCGACTCAGGCGCCTGCTCCAACTGTTCAACCAGCGCCTCTATTTGTGTGGCCACTTGTTGCTGTGTTTGCGCGGCGATTCTCCCCTGCGCTGGAGCCTTAGCATCCGTTCTTCGATGCCGTTCGGGAGATCCCTTTGAGTTTTGTACAGTCTGCTTTGATGTGGCCATTTGTTACCTCCGTATGAATATTCTTTCCAACTATTCTCACGTGTGCGTGTCTTCTGTTCTGTATCAGCGATGTCTCATCGAACTAGACGTATCTTTGCTCCCACGGCAATTCAGATTTCCCAAAATGCCCGTAGTTCGTCGTCTGCCGATAAATCGGTCGGTTGAGGTCAAACCGTTCAATGATGGCGCCAGGCCGGAAATCGAATCCTTTCACGAAGTCTGCCGCGACATTGTCATCCCCGGTTCCGAAGGTGTCCACCTTGACTGAGACTGGTTGTGCAACGCCGATGGCATACGCCACTTGCACTTCGGCTTTTCGCGCCAAGCCCTCTTGGACCACCTGACGGGCCACATAACGGCAGAAGTAGGCTCCGCTGCGGTCGACCTTCGAGGGATCTTTCCCACTGAAGGCTCCTCCCCCGTGCCGGCCAGCTCCCCCATAGGTGTCCACAATGATCTTTCGCCCCGTCACTCCACAGTCGATCGATGGGCCGCCATGTACAAAGCTCCCTGTGGGATTGACCATGACGTGAATGCTCTGGTGATGCCAGGTGCCCAGTATGCGAGGGATTAACTGGTGTGCGACATAGGCGTGAATGGTGTCTTGTCCGACCTCCGCTCGGTGCTGGGTCGAGACGAGGATGTCCGTCACGCGTGTGGGCGTGTTGCCTTCATAGAGGACCGAGACTTGGGTCTTGGCATCGGGGCAAAGCCAGGGCACAGTCCCTCCGTGGCGATCATCAGCCAATCCTTGCGCCAAGCGGTGGGCGAGCAAAATAGGCAACGGCATCAACTCCGGTGTCTCGTCGGTGGCGAAGCCAAACATGATGCCTTGATCGCCCGCGCCTTGCTCACCCTTGTCTTTCGTAACTCCCTGCGCGATCTCTGGTGACTGTTTGGAGATAATTTGCAGAACACGAATATGATCAGCGTTGAACGATTCAGTGGTATCTGTATAGCCGATCGCTCGAATGGCTTGGCGGGCGATTTTCTCGTGATCCACGGTGGCCAGTGAGGTAATCTCGCCCGCCAGCACGACGAGATCGCTCTTGCAGAGAACCTCGCAGGCCACTCGGCTGGAAGGGTCCTCGGTGAGATAGGCATCCAAGATCGAGTCTGCGATAAAATCACAAACCTTATCGGGATGGCCTTCGGCAACAGATTCTGAGGTGAAGATCGCCGTCGTGTCGCGGCTGATTCTCAGATGAGCCAAGTTCTTGATGGGCACTACAACCTCCTTGTGTGAATGAGAAGGAGGGTTCTGGCACCCAGCGGAGGACGATATGAGGGTAGAAATAAAAAACCCCTCGAATTGAGGGGTCTCACGCCGTTGGTTGCTCGTGAGCCCTATCGTTCCCTATCCGGGCTGGCATTGGCACCTTGGCGGCTATCACCAGGTTGCCGAGCGGTCGCTGGGCCAGAACCCTCGCGCTCTCTTAATATTTATAATCTATTAATGAACTTCTATTGTACTGATGTCAAGCCTATAAACGGGGTGCTTTCCCGCTGGGAAATGAGTATGCGGCAGTGCTAATCGCCGTAGAGCTCTCTCTGGAGAACTCCTGCATGTTTTAACAAGCCTTCAAACACATCGACAACGGGCTCTGGAAAGCCCTCCGTATCAATATGGGTGAGACACTCAGGTTCATAGAGTTTACCGAGCAGGGCGAGAAAGGATTCTCAGGATGACTGCGAGCGGGGAGAGGCTTCGACACCTCCGTTCCCCTTTGATGGGGCGCCCGTGTGTCCGCTGACAGGGGCAGAGAGCTAGACCACTTGATAGGTTCTGCTCCTCTTCAAAAGCCCCACTGCCGTGTGATCACAAATCCCCAATCTGGACCCACGGAATGCGGGCGAAGTGCTTCCGATCATAGGTGAGAATCTCTGTGAGTCCCTGCGCTTTCATGTGGAAGGCGTTGTATGCGTCTATGAAGTCAATGTTTGCATGAACATAGAGATCGAGAGCCATAAAGAGAAGCGAGGCTTCTGGACACTCCAGGTTGGGCGTATTCAGAATCTTCTCAACTTTCGCGGCAATATCCGGTTTCTCTAATTTGTAAAAGGATTCCAGTGTCCAAACAATCTCGGCGATGACCAGCAGACTCGTCGCTAATTTGATCTTGCCACGTAGCGCATCGCGAAACAGTGTCTCGGCGCGCTTGGCTTTGGCCGGGTCGTCGTTGGTCAGAAAACGGAGAAACACATTGGTGTCCACGAAGAGACTAGCCATGCCCGACCACCCTCTTGGCAACAGCCTGCTTCACAGACTGACGAATCTTTTCAAAATCTTCCGGGTGCGCTGACGGCTGAACTGAGCCCCTGAGATCAAGAATCGTCCCCTTGATAACTTTCAAGACCACTTCCTCACCTCGCATCACAAAGAGAACCTTCTCCCCTTCTTTTACTCCCAAGCGGTCACGAATCGCCTTGGGAATCGTCACCTGCCCCTTCCGGGTTATCGTAGATTCCAACATGTGAACCTCCATCGCTATTGTAGTACTTTTATATTTTAGTACTACATCACGATCGAGTCAATCTCTACCCTGAAAAGAGGTGAACCACGGGGGGAGTCTCACGACACCCCCTTACCCCCCCCAACAATGGTGCGCCCGCGTTGCCGCCGGCGATTTGCAATCATCTAACCCAGTTAGGGAACTCTACGGGTTGATAATCGGGACAGGAGAAATCACAGGTGTTCGTTGACGAGAGTAAAAATGAAAAACGCCGATCCACGGATGGACCGGCGCTATTGAGCGAAACTTAGCGAATGATCCTATGCGGCGACATAACGCTTGATGCTGAGTTTCTTGGCATGGCTGCGGGTCTGTGCCACATCGTACGCAAGCTGCATCCGAAGAAGGTGGTCCATGTCAGGGCCGAACGCTTTCTCAATGCGGAGGGCCATTTCAGGGGAGAGAGACGCCTTGCCGGCGAGAAGATCCGACAGGGTCGCGCGGCGAACTTTGAGAATGTCTGCGGCTTTGGATACGCTCAAGCCCAGAGCGTCGATGATCTCGGTTCTGATAAGGTCGCCCGGATGGGGCGGGTTCTTCATGGTCATTGTACAGTCTCCTTTCAGTGGTAGTCGATTAAATCAATGTCGCTGACGGTGTTTGTTGGTTCGTGATAGCGGAACACAATGCGCCAGTTTCCAGTCACGGTTAAACTCCAATAGCCCTTCATGTCACCTTTCAGCGGGTGAAGCTTCCAGCCCGGAAAGCGTCCCACCTGTTCAAGGGTGAGGGCGGTTTCAAGGGCTAACAGAAGCTTTCCCACCTTATCCAGATGGGAAGCAGAGACGCCTTTCGGGTTGTCCTCTGCGTAGAGCTGCAGGAGCCCTTTATGGCGAAATTTGGTAAGGCGCATGTAATTCCCTTCATCATTCCATTGTGTACGGTATAGCCGTACATGTCAAGGGATGGTTTGTAAAGTAGGGGATGGTTGGCACCCACTTCCTTCACATCGACGAATGTAACTCCTGCCCCGGATCTTGCGGAGGGCTTGCTGTGTTTCTGATCCAGTGACACGTCGGGTCTTCGAAGCCTGAGATCCATCCAAACGTCCCCGCCCCTCCAATCCAATGCCTGACCATGCAGTAGTCTCCAACTCGACGTAACGTGTCGTTGAACATGAGGAAGAAGAGTTTCGATTCCGCTTCTCTCGCGTTGCGAGTCAGAACAATCTGAAACTGTTCTGTTGGCACTCTGATCCCTAGCGAGCAGAAGTACCGGTGCTCCTCAAACTCTCGCGGCTGGCTGTCGATGTCTTTGCTGATGTACTTGGAGAGATAGCGGGCCAGTTTGACCGGGGAGGTTCCAGGCCGTGGCCCCTTCACATTTACTTGGCCCTGAGCTTTTCCAACGATCTTGTACCAACAGCGGCGCAGAAGACGAATATCTTGAAATCCACGAACAGCCAAATGCGGGTGGATCGCTCCGCGCTTCTGGCATTCCAACACCGCCACATAGGGCATTGAGTAGCCACCGCGCGCGAGCATGCGCCGTAAGCGTTCTAGGTCGGTCAAGACTCGCTCTCGGTTCTCTACATTATCGCGATAGGTCAGCGT
This window contains:
- the metK gene encoding methionine adenosyltransferase, translating into MPIKNLAHLRISRDTTAIFTSESVAEGHPDKVCDFIADSILDAYLTEDPSSRVACEVLCKSDLVVLAGEITSLATVDHEKIARQAIRAIGYTDTTESFNADHIRVLQIISKQSPEIAQGVTKDKGEQGAGDQGIMFGFATDETPELMPLPILLAHRLAQGLADDRHGGTVPWLCPDAKTQVSVLYEGNTPTRVTDILVSTQHRAEVGQDTIHAYVAHQLIPRILGTWHHQSIHVMVNPTGSFVHGGPSIDCGVTGRKIIVDTYGGAGRHGGGAFSGKDPSKVDRSGAYFCRYVARQVVQEGLARKAEVQVAYAIGVAQPVSVKVDTFGTGDDNVAADFVKGFDFRPGAIIERFDLNRPIYRQTTNYGHFGKSELPWEQRYV
- a CDS encoding type II toxin-antitoxin system VapC family toxin; amino-acid sequence: MASLFVDTNVFLRFLTNDDPAKAKRAETLFRDALRGKIKLATSLLVIAEIVWTLESFYKLEKPDIAAKVEKILNTPNLECPEASLLFMALDLYVHANIDFIDAYNAFHMKAQGLTEILTYDRKHFARIPWVQIGDL
- a CDS encoding AbrB/MazE/SpoVT family DNA-binding domain-containing protein, yielding MLESTITRKGQVTIPKAIRDRLGVKEGEKVLFVMRGEEVVLKVIKGTILDLRGSVQPSAHPEDFEKIRQSVKQAVAKRVVGHG
- a CDS encoding HigA family addiction module antitoxin; protein product: MTMKNPPHPGDLIRTEIIDALGLSVSKAADILKVRRATLSDLLAGKASLSPEMALRIEKAFGPDMDHLLRMQLAYDVAQTRSHAKKLSIKRYVAA
- a CDS encoding type II toxin-antitoxin system RelE/ParE family toxin, which encodes MRLTKFRHKGLLQLYAEDNPKGVSASHLDKVGKLLLALETALTLEQVGRFPGWKLHPLKGDMKGYWSLTVTGNWRIVFRYHEPTNTVSDIDLIDYH